Genomic DNA from Ornithodoros turicata isolate Travis unplaced genomic scaffold, ASM3712646v1 ctg00000858.1, whole genome shotgun sequence:
TGCTGAAGGGTGTTTTTCGTATACATTACATATTTTTAACAAAAAGACCAGGAACTGCTTGGCTACCGCTTTTTACTTTGGCTTATACGAAGTGATGCTGTGTAGTGAGTCACAGCGCATTACCCCTGGACAGTATCTCTTTGTACTCCAggatttagcatactggaagtttttccacctgaatttgcattaatttagagcacgtttcttacccaatttttaccctgCCAATTTAGGAGAAATTATTTCTTCAAAACTTCACGCTCTACTCATGACGCTGTGTACTACGTCGACACACATTACTGTGTGCAGTGTGAAATTTACCTCACAATTTATGCTAATATACACTAGAGTAGTCGTGCCCTGATATAGGACATTAGCGTGGAAGGAGCGTGGATTAGGAAGCAATGCGTGtccgtcttctttttcttctccatcAGAGCTCACCAGTCGTTTCTTTCACAAGTGCACATGTTGAAGAAATGCGCTTGAAAAACGTAGGCAACAGAACAGAAGCACACAAGTATTCACACCGACCAGGCGCCATCGGTATTTTCCACTCCAGCCGCTCGGGTTGTCAACAGCAGCGCCACACGCGGACGTCCGCTTTTTTCGGCTCAGCTGCCGTTGGGGAGTGGGCCGGCGCTCTTCCCACTATGTTACCCTTCTAGAATACTGTAGCTGTGTATTCCCACTTGTCCAATCCAAGGTTGCTAGTTCAAACCGTACCAAAAAAACTCAATATTCTCTTTCACGCGTGCACTATGTTTTCTGTGATGTATTGCTCCGCaaggtcaccgcgatgttctCGTAACCGATTCCCTCACGAGCTGAAGTTTGTCTCAGTGGGgtcgtcattggctaggagagcgaaatctcccccacctccagcgcctaTAATTGTGTTGCTATACGCTGGAATATAGTGACGTGACCCGGTTCCGAGGATAAGGAgaggattatgctctttgaatggcattgtttcgtgttaaagatGCTCGCTGGAAGCtaaagaatttcatatttggatatcgtgagctacgttctttcattgggcataataattggagaccctgttttgtgcccctttaatataGTCACCCAAAAAGCACATGGCAGTGAACGAATGCTAGAAGATAACTTCCTGGGACCTACAGTAGGGCAGAGAGGTGATGtaagtgaataaaccctatttCGAGGGTTTCAAGGACTGGTGGCAACCATGAAGCAGTCACGTATGACATCTGCTCGTGCCTAGAAACAATGAATCAGCTGAACTGAATTTCAACAACGCAAGATTGTGAGATGAATCCAGGCTTTTTCTGAAAGGAAGGGGtccagccttggccagcatTGTTGTTACATGATCTAGGTCAACTAAACACTACGTGTAGACAGAAATTGAGGtaggggtcaggacatcctgcCCACCCCTCCTGATCCACCCCTCGATGGATCCTGCACGCATCCTGCTCTGTCCTCAACCTTTGCAATACAGGGAGCTATAGGATGATCATCCTACCAAAACCGGAAAGCCCAATGATGCCTTGGAAAGCTGGCACGCAAACCAGAACACTGATAACATATGCCTTCTGCAATGTCATGTCATCATCACCAGTGTCACATAAAAGCAGCGCTGGGGGTAACTTTTGTCTCGTTGCTTTTCATCTCCTGCATCCTCTTGAGGAACTCGTTCGTTTTTTCGGTATCTTCACGTAGTTATTGTTGCATTGGAAGCTAGTTTCGCGAAAGAACGAACATGCATCCATACAACTGCGTTACATTGTTGTGTGTTACATGGAAAATATACCAAAATGGAAGGGTACAAAACGTTTGCGCGCTTCTTTGCAATGGCGTTTGGAATGAATTACTTACGGATCGTCTTTGTTCCCTTCTTCGTTTCTCAGCCCGGCGCAGACGTCGCTgtctttcccttcttttttctaTTTGTCGCTTCTTCTTAAGAAGAAGCAACATGTAAAGACATAATAAAAGTCGGCGTCTGCGTTCCCACATTGCGCGTACAACAGGGAGCATACGAACGGTGGTAAACAGGACAGGACAGGGGTTTCGGTTTCTTTCTTCACATGTCTAGCAATGCCTAGGACAGCAGAAATCGCGTAATCCTCAAACGTGTCCTCAATCGCTACCACCCACGCATAGAAGCGGAAGAGCTACAACCACCTTGTACAACCTACAACCACTACAACACAACTGAAACCAACTGAAACTagcaaaaaaaagcaaaaaaagcaCCAGTGCAAGCTGCTGAAGCCCGAAGCCGCACAATCAGCCAGTTGTAGCCGCTTGTCTTCTGTTTGTGGTTTGTTTGTGCAGTCACAGCTGTTCGTTCGATTACAACCACACAATTCCGAAAAGCAAATATATATAGAATTGTCTATCTCGATTATAGTTCCCGCCACAATGGCAAAAAACAAACAATGCAGGAACACAGCCGGTGCCATTTCCGCTGCTGGTGCTGCCTGCCGCTTCTGCTGTGCCGCAAAAATGGCTCGGTGAACCGCCGTAAATGCAGGAGCTGCGCGACTGGTGACGCCGGtaacatttcgaaactttatttGAAGGAGACGTTGCAGAGTTCGAAATGCTGCTCCTTTAACTACACATAGGACGGAAGACACTGGATGGGACGCGAACATTTAGTTTGTATATATACGTGTTGCTGCGTGAAACTGAATGTCTAAACTTGCATGCAAATTGTTACAGATCCGTTCCCTCACATTTATCCGATGCGGTGTTCCCAGGAGATTTACTTACGGAGATTTACTTCATTATTATATTCAGCATCGTTGGCAGGGACTTGAACCGGGCGTTCATAACCCGTTGAGACCCGTTCCATCTCTGTTTGGACGAACGCAAAGTGCTGATGTTTTCCTTATGTCTTCCAGGCAACAAACAGGAACATCCTTCATTCCTACATCTCCTTCAAGAAGCACAACAGGATGCATTAGTGCCGCTTCTGCGAACTACTAGAGTGATTACAAGTCATGCGAACGGATGAACTACACATGTGGTTCTTCGAGGAGTTTGTGTGAAGTCATAACCTGGCAATGCATTTGAAGACGACTCACAATGGACACAGAGGAGTGAGATGCACACAAATGAAGAAAGAAATGTCCGCAACATGACGTACAGGGTTCACCACGAAGTACCGTACTTCGTCCGCTTTGTAAAGAGTACCGCTGGTACAGTTAGCAGACGTTGGAGCTTTCATCAGTGACGTATGGAGTGCTAATGGATCCTGTAAAAAATTTTCAGCTTCCAGCCTTGTTGTAGGATATgacaaaaaataagaaaaaaataacttTCCTCCTAACATTCCCAATGGCCTCTACCACCTGCTACGCATAGTGTGTATGTGTAGTTGGGCAGAAAAAcacagcagacgacgcggaCAAGCAGATGACGTGGAGCTTGTCCGTGTCGTCTGCTGGGTCTTTTGTGTTCTCCCCTTTGGAATATGAACCCGTATCAAACACACTCGTCTTTCAACACTCAGCCTAAACATTATTAAGACGTTTAATATGCAGTGTTCGAACAATATCCGAGCATAATGCCTTGACGCAATCTTTCGGACAAAAGTTTGGTCATTTGCCCTGCCAGCGATATTCTTTCCGAACCAGATGAAATACGATACTTTATCTTGGCTACAGAGACATCGGGAAGTCCTTCAAGGCAGTGGGGGCGGCGAGCCCCAgccccaacccaacccaacccaacccaacccaacccaacccaacccaacccaacctaacctaacctaacctaacctaacctaacctaacctaacctatgatgtcgtctgcaaacatGTTTGCTGCAGTCAAGTCCCAGCAATTAGCTTTATTTTGAAGGCTGTAGCATGCACTTCGCATCAATTCGTAGATATCTGCTTTCACCACACAGCGCATTCCCTGGTTCACCAAAAATTTACTCTGGAAATACCAGAGTTGCCAGACATATTTATTTCAATATCTCTGAGCGAACGTTCCCTTTAGAGCAGTAGCAAAGATGTGCTTTTAAAGGAAGTTCCCCACAGTTACGTTTCCCAGTGCAGGTTTCCTGCAAGCATGCTCGGAAGAGGTTCTGCCTAACTATAGCTTAGGTATCGTGAGAAGAAAACTGTGTCAGCATAGCACAGTTGCGCCTCCTTGAACGGTAATGGAGAATGTGTGGGTTGGATTCCTTCAGCTGATATGTGCCAGCATTTTGTGGACTGTGGAGATAATTGCTCGCGTACAAGTGTGTAGTAATTTAAGAGTATTTTTATTATGTATCAAAGTGCTAACTCTCTGAATGTATTTGAATCTGTAATCTGCATGTTGAGTGCCAATATATTTCTCATGTAATACACAGAAGGTttagtattacgtattataatataAAATGTGAGTATTAGTAATGTATTTTAATGCAAGTTACAAGTAGCATTTGTCCCAGTTAGTTGGTTAATTCTCAGAGCTTTACTTTCATCCTTAACTACAGCCAAACCTCGATGTAACGAAAAGCTATACAATGAAATTCGCGATACAGCGAAATAATTTGCGCTGCCACCCACAATTGCCAGTCTTATTTTTATCAGGCTCAATGCAACAAAATGTTGGGAACAACGGAAGAAATGGCATCCGTCAGGGGCTCCattatatcgaggttcgactgtagtGGTGACTGAACTATTATGATATGTGAGCTAttacccaacctaacctaacctgttGAAGAACTTcagcttgattgattgattgactgtaGTGGTGAGTGAACTATGATGATATGCAAGTTAttacccaacccaacccaacctagcctaacctgTTGAAGAACTTcaacttgattgattgattgattgactgtaGTGGTGAGCGAACTATTATGATATGTGAGCTAttacccaacctaacctaacctgttGAAGAACTTcagcttgattgattgattgactgtaGTGGTGAGTGAACTATAATGATATGCAAGTTAttacccaacccaacctaacctaacctgttGAAGAACTTccacttgattgattgattgattgattgactgtaGTGGTGAGCGAACTATTATGATATGTGAGCTAttacccaacctaacctaacctgttGAAAAACTTCAATTTGATTCATTGGTTGATTGACTGTAGTGGTGACTGAACTATTATGATATGTGAGCTATTACCAAACCTAACCTGTTGAAGAACTTGAacttaattgattgattgatggatgggtggattgattgattgattgatgctttctttttttttaggaaaGGGAGAGAGACACACGATGACCTTCAGGCGCTCCCTGTGTGGTTCCACGGAAGAAATGGAGCATCGCGAGAAAGCCAAGCATTTAACCGTGGGAAGGATGCACCATTGTAACTTCTGCAACTACAGCAGTCGAGTGCTGACTCACGTCAAGGACCATGAGAGAAggcacacgggagagaagcctcATTTGTGTCGAGTGTGCTCCAGGAAATTCACGCAAACGAGTGCCTTGAACAGACATCTCAAGACGGTCCACCGAGGCCGTAGGAATTGTTTAAATTCGCGCGGAGGAATACGAGGGGGTCCGCGGCAATGTGATGCACCTGTGTGAGCATCGTGGAGAAGCCCCACAGATTCTCTGCCAGTGCATTGGAGGATTTGTGGTAGCCTCCAGGGCACGCAAACTGGGTGAACTGTTCAATACTTGTGACAATACAATACAGTTTTGCAATATATTTGTCCACGCAGCTCGCAAAACGTGGTGTTGAAaaggtgatgatgattggggcgTGTAACATTGCGTATCCGtagggttctttgttttcaGGTTATACCCGATTTTTCATGATAGTtccccccgaacaagttttcaagaatcgCGGACCTTCAACTTGTGATTGTAGGTAagccgtcggaaaagtgaatcataatgtCAGCAAAGGGAGCTATTTGTGTTAAACCTACTTGTCCTCCTTTTTTTAATCCCCTCCCGCAGGAGAAAAGACaaacttttgtggagctcggacaTGTGTTTGAATACCACGGCCATTCgctgccccagttccgagcgggaATATCAAGGTTATCgattctcgtcccagtgtcacagccagtggcttgtttcagatatgcctttcgtttcacccgaaaattccccgatgacatatcagACGGAGATTGAAGCGCTTCATTTCTTCCGGAGCTCTCTcgcgtaaatagcacccgatttttcgctcccaaatttgaaaaatcataaaacccgaaaacagaGAACCCTACATATCCGGCATGTCACAACTGACATCCTTCGAGATATACCCAGGATGTCGCACTGGCGGTCTTCAATTATCGTTGTCACCAGTGGCCATTGAACAAGTATGTAGCGCCACCGAGCATCTAATGCAGCAACTTCTGAAATAGCGTTGGGCACAGGATTCCCtgacacgcttggtggcgctaagTGCAAGTTCAATGCAGAGCCATTGATGGtgagagtttggccattttCTTATCTTCTGCCGCCGTGAGAGGGTGGAGCCCGTTTCGATGTTGGAACTGCCGTTGCAGCGCCTGAGATCCCCGAATCCAAGCAGAACCCTTCTGGAACGGAGCACTAACTGGAGAGTTTATTGTGCCGCGAGAAACACTCGATGGAGATATTTCTAATACTGTAGGCATTCTGTGGCTCCTAATTTTTCTTATTGTCTTTTCCTTCTGCCGTAAAAGGAAGTTTTTGATGCagaaagagaaacacttgattGGCAGCATGCATGCAAGTTGACACCTTGGTGCTTAAGCCGATACTTTCGAAGGTTGCTAACGGATCTTATCTAATTAATTAGCcacattgaaaaaaagaaaggccagTAACTTCATGTTCACATTCAGTTGGTTTGATCTGTGGAGAGAGAAACGGTGCATTCTTAAACGCCAGTTCATAAATAGTATGACAATCGTCGTGGGAGAAAACTTGCGACACAATCACATTTAGTGAACATATTTGCGCGATATACGGCCTGTTTTACCTAAGGTGACAAAAAAATTCGAACTGGTGACGTACTCGCCAGACGATTGTTggaccttctggaaacttttgccaccattgaaggaggctttggacaatttttaattctgggacatttatttttgtcaattgaactttgaaaattgccaagcgaacgtCACCTTTTTTGTACAGTAATACGAAATCCTCCGCAGACAACCACAGAACCAACCAAAACTATGCGCAGTATCGCGACAGGAATAGtttaaaaaaatagtaaaaattgggctttagccccgcctgtttgattgtcgcaaagaaaagcgcgcagtatttgcggggagaggagggcGTGTTCttcctcttgttttacctttctttgcgccgcgttgaccttgatgctggtgacaactgACTTATCGCAAAGAAtccaaaacaaatgaaggcggtgACACTTTCTTGTCTAGACGCAGATTTTGCGCGCGCTTCAATCAAGCACGAAAATCAAGAAGGCGGGGCTAAAtcgtaattttaaaaaaaattttttcgAGTAGTTCTGTCGTGATGCTGCGCGTAGTTTCTGTTGGGCCTgcagttatccgtggaggacacgatatttctgtaaaaaaagaagtaaggTTCGCTGGAAAAAAATACGTTataagaaaattaaaaattgtccaaagtgtCCAGTTGTCCTCAAtagtggcaaaagtttccagaagataaatgccgaaagtccgacaatcctccagCGAGTTTCTTcgccagttataatttttttGTCACCTTAGGTGAAGCATCCTGTATACTGACTCGGTTAAATGTGGATTATATAAACGACCAGGCCAAATGATATGGTGAGACGGCCATTCAAAAATTTATTCCGCTCATTTTTTATTTTCGCTTCAAGAGGACAAACATTATCTTGCATCACACATTGTCTCTTCATGTTGAACACTTGGAACGTAGTGTGTGTATGTTATGGTACCTGAACAGCACACCTGCTCACTCGACATGCATCCACACAGTGCAGTCGTAGAAAAGTAGATGATGATTACTGCTTTGATCCAGCATCTTTGACTACGTTGGAATTGTGCATGTAGCCTCGTGGTTTAGGGTTAAATGCCGTAAAACCAGTTTTTAGGTCACTACCACCACCTGGTAAAGCCGGAAACAACCAGAGAACCAAAGTCGACAAAGTGCAAACTCGGTCACATGTGCAGGTACGGGTGAACACTAAATGCTTTGCACACACCACTTCATGTCACAGCGTGCTATTCTGTGTTCACTTGTATTCACTTGTGTTCACTGTGTTCTGTGTTCACTGTGTTGTGTTCACTTGTATTCACTTGTGTTCACTGTTCACTGTATTCACTTGTTCCATTTTCCCGCCCAAAGACCTGCTCTTTCACACAATGCTACCATATTTCACCTTTTCTACAGCTTTTAATCTAAAacccaattatttatttatttagaatacGTTAAAGACCCAAACGGGTACAACATGATGGAGAAGTTGGGCGACAATAACGTTGCAGAAAAACGGAAAAAGTAATCAACATGATCGGCAAACATCGAAAGAAACGTCAGATATactaaaaaaaggaaatacaaTATAGTCATCCAGACATAAAGCAGAAACCAGCAAGGATGTACACATATAGATGCCTTGAACAAcagtgcgagaaaaaaaaacagctaaAAAACAACgtaattttattattattattttacccACTCACTTGCAGTTTGGAAAAAATGCAATACATGACAGTCATTCATTAATCTTGTCACACCTCGTGTACTTTGTTGACGTGATATTTTGTCGCTTGCAACGGCTGTATCTGTGTCGTCGATGCACACAACAACTGTCGTGTTGGTCAGGAGGTTTTCCCCATTCCACCGCCTCCAGCGGAACTGCCGTGGTTTGCTTTCTAACCTAGACGACGTTAACCATCTCTTCGACAAGTACAATGCGGCATGTGTTTGCTTCGAGAAACATATTTAAACGCACACCAAATCCAATCCTGATTTTTATCACTTTTCTAACCTACTGATTTTTACCCAGAGATgcagaaaaaaacacaaaaccTGAATTTTACCCctcgattaaaaaaaaaaagagaatggCCCGCTTTACCCCTCGATTCAGAAAAAAGATGCTAAAACCCCTCAGCACGAGCGTCTAACTCCGCATtaccagggtgtctaccaacctggaaaacctggaaaacagggaattgtcagggaattttgatgtgacaggaaaagtcaggggattgtcagggaatttggccaaaaagcagctgaagccAGGGAAAATtgcagacaagtgccgtgagGATGCACAGCGAATCGCGAGTGCTGACTGGTGGTTGAGTGGCAATGCCGCAGCAATCTTaccgcgagtagcagttcgccagtacgacaagctctgaggcagaaaagtagggtatCTTCTCACTAATATACTTCataaatgatctgttttatgagggatctgcATCAAAACAcaggagcaggcaccaagttaccttttgtttttgtaagggaatttgcttgaaatagtcaggggatttgaaggctgcaatttggtagacaccctgattaCGACGACCCGTTTAAAACTTCGCTGGCTCTTACCGACTCACGTGCGATCCTTTCGTTTCCGTTCCAGGCAGCCAGGAGGCGCCAGCTCTCTTCCACGGAAACGAGGCGTCCGGCGATCACCTCGAGGGGCATCGCAGGCACTTCGCCAAGGAGCATCACAACAAGCGCTTCACCAGGGGACGGATACACCTGTGTCGCTTCTGCCCCTACTCAAGCGACATCACCACCAACGTCCGCGCCCACGAGAGAACGCACACCGGGGAAAAGCCGTACATGTGTTCCGTGTGCTCCAAGGGTTTCACCCAGAGGGGGAACCTGGACACGCACATCAGGACGATCCACGGCGGACGGAAGAGCCGGTCGGGCCGAGGCCGGGCCGCGGTACGGCCGGACCACGAGAGGGAGGAGTCGGCCGAGAGGCCCAACATCTGCGACCGCTGCGGAAAAGCGTTTGCGACGCAGTGGGGTCTTCAGAGACATTTGCTCTGCCACTGATAGCGTTTCGCATTCTCTCGTCGGTTCACACGTGACGTGACGTTGGACGAGACGTTGAACTGTTCGTGAAAGTGATGTGCTACTCGCGGAATCTCCACTAGTCAAGTATTTTTAGGGTGCGGTCGTTAGGGAGGAATAAATGTTGCGTGAAAGAATTCCGTCTGGCTTTTCTGCTGCGGATTTTCATCCGTGTCCTgggtagggttccgcgtttttcggtttttatttttaggCGGATTCGGCGCGTGTTTTCCGgggtttattgattttcacgaagtCGGCGTTTTTCTATGTTTTTCCTGGGGCGTAcgtggtttacccgacagttatcgacGAATACAAATCACAATGTAACTTCAgcacgacgctcattcaacaAGGCGTTGTTCGCTGTGGTGGctttttacggctaacgaaataGTAAGCGGACATTTTTCACGACCGTCGTATTTCTGTAGGGCTTTCTCATCTACATCACCAACTTGCTGGGCGTGTGCCGCAACTTATCTCTGTCCGTTCCCGGAATGTCGCTCTGTATTCAGTGTTTTTctattaaaaccgaatgaggggaTTTTTACCCGGCACGATGTTTTCGCCGTTTCCcaattaaaaccgaaaacgcggaaccctagtcGTGGGTCATTGAAGCTGAGAGGGAAACAGAATGTAAGgaggaaagatgaaagtcactgaaaaggttagccagctgtgggactcgaacccacatcttctggattaccgtacTCTCATGTAAGGAGGAAGTTGAGTAGAGAGTTGAGTTGGAGTTGAGTTGTAAGTGAAGGAAGGGAAATTTAGATAGGGAATGTAGGGAAAGAAAAGGGAATTCGGGGATAGTTTATGATAAACTGGGATTTTTGGAAAAGGTAGTACATTGAGGAGGACGCTCCACAAGAAGGATGTAAAACTGGGAGGGAAATGAGAACTAGCGGAGTATATGAAGGAAATAGGAACACGATGAAGACAAACTAGAGAGGTCTGCAACTTCATGCACGAAGGGGAAGTTTTGTCCTGATAAAGGTGAAAGCATTCAGCACTGGTTGCTACAGCAGAACATCTTTCTGCCAAAGTTCGTAGGACACCTAAAGGAAACTTGGTTGGTGTTTCAAAAACGTGTGACTGCAGGTTTAGTGCGCATCCTTACCTCCATTATACCTTCTACTGTATTAAGTCTATGCcatttccgtttattttttcctttcgctctattaaacatatcccccccccccccctctaggcCAACATATTATGACCCGCTTGAGTGTTCTCCGACATAATTGATATAACTGGACAAGAAAGCAGagaaactccgacttaacgtaacaagaGAAGAGACCGTTttgattgttttgacttcgacaacgcggtgaccttggctcgagaacaaagatggggacccagaaagcttctagagtcgTGGCACATATatggtgacccctcggtttgtaacaaaaacctcTAACCAACTACCTCTAACCAACCTttaatagcgaccggttgtgtaatctctcattcagtttggcactgatgatgtccggaCGAAACATCTGAGTAAACCTCGTtattttgttacgttaagtcggagtttctctacttttttgtccggttatgtcatctcccggcttttggtgTATTTTTGTACGAATTGATGGAACTGTTGCATCTGTTTTGCAGGCaacaaagaagaagacaccgCCGGTCCCTTCAAGTGCTCCTGGTGTGGCAGACTGTTCGACTCCGACAAGCACCTGACGGAGCACCAGAGCGCCGAGCATTCCCGCAAGCGAGGGAGGCACAAGTGTCGATTCTGCGACTACAGCAGCAACGTGAAGACTCACGTCAAGGACCACGAGAGAagacacacgggtgagaagccccACATGTGCCATGTGTGTGGCAGGAGGTTCACGCAGAGGGGAGCCCTGAAGACACATCTCAAGACGGTCCACGAAGGCAGAACGACGTACGTCTGCTCCACTTGTGGGGACAGGTTTGTGTGGAAGAGCCAGCTGGATCGACACCAAATGGTTCACTGCAACGACCTGTGGGGAGGTGTTTAAAGTAGCGcggaagtcatttttaacacccttttttcttcctataaaactgttaactagcccagtaagatgcaccgtacgaagtaattcacaccacagagtcataattatctcggaaattgaatttaaaatacgccgcaaaaaagcgaccgtgcgccacggtggtgaagagcagtaccagcctgtgatctgcctggaacctcgcgctgacgctataaggagaacgctcgctgattggcctagagaaatgtttgtctgctactcctctgtcgtctgctactcggctgttcggggttccgaaaaagcctttctcctggctcggtaatgattcggctgCTCCTTCTGTCCCcgattctccgggagaactggcaaaacttgTTTACGGCGGCACAGGGACATGACACTGACCCCAACTGACTGgtgaaccagaacgagttctccatataacgtcatcggtgatgtggcatcatacctcttcatcctcgttatacctggagtggcgagttaagggtaaacgcgcggagccacgttgatgcgagtttttttctgggaaacaaattgcacacatcaaaacctttttaCGCTATTCAGTACAATGACACACGCACTTTCATCAGACATCTtgatctgaaattttttttggTTTT
This window encodes:
- the LOC135375379 gene encoding zinc finger protein 394-like; this encodes MKVTEKVSQLWDSNPHLLDYRNKEEDTAGPFKCSWCGRLFDSDKHLTEHQSAEHSRKRGRHKCRFCDYSSNVKTHVKDHERRHTGEKPHMCHVCGRRFTQRGALKTHLKTVHEGRTTYVCSTCGDRFVWKSQLDRHQMVHCNDLWGGV